A region of the Muricauda sp. MAR_2010_75 genome:
GGTCGTAGGCAAAGGAAGTGATGTCCTGAAAAATCTTGAAAAAGTCACTTTTAAAGGCAAGGAAGTTCCTGTATTTTATTTTGACAAATATGCGAACAAAACCGAAAAACCAAAGTACAATGCAGCAATTCCGGAAGGCATGAGCGCCAACGCTGTTTTGGAAAAGTACATTGAGGCCATTGGAGGGAAGGCCAAACTGGAAGCGGTTGAATCCTACGCCATGGTGGCTGAGGCCGAAGTGCAGGGCACAACCTTGGAGCTGGAACTGAAAAAGACCTCCCAAGACCAATTTATGCAAGATATAAAAGTACAGGGCAACTCCATGCAAAAACAAGTTTTGGACGGAGATACAGGCTATATGGTAGTGCAAGGGCAACGCAAAGATCTTTCCCCTGAAGAAATTGCAAAAATCAAAGAAGAATCAGCCGCTTTTCCAGAGTTGAACTACTTAACAGCGGGCGAAGTTTCTCTGGAAGGTATTGAGCCTGTCGGAGACAAAAAGGCCTATAAACTGAAGATTACCGATAAAAAAACAGCCTTTTACGATACCGAATCCGGTTTAAAGGTACAAGAAGTATCGGTTGAAGAAATACAAGGCCAGCAAATGCAGAATATTGTGGGGTTTGATGATTACCAAGAGGTCTCTGGAATCAAATTTCCTTTTAAGTTGACCCAAAGTATGGGACCGCAAAACTTTGAATTTACCGTGATGGAACTCAAGGTGAATGAAGGAGTAAGTGCTTCAGATTTTGATTAACAAAAAATCAAATAAAAAGGCACCATTGGAGGTGCCTTTTTTTATGACCGTACTTCAAATATTTCATACTTCTTAACTAGTTTTGTGTTTAAATACATCAAGATGAGAACACTTTTCTACCTAAGCGCAATAACAATTGTTTTATTCCTTTCCTGCAAACAAGAAAAAAAAGCCCCTGAAAGCCCTACACAAATGGAAAAAGTAATGGCCATTCATGATGAAGTAATGCCAAAAATGGGAAAATTGGGAAAATTAGTGGGAGAACTCAAAGCTAAGGTGGACACCACCGAAATGGGCCAAAAGTACGAAGTCGCCATGAAGGACCTTCAAGAGGCCAATACCGCTATGATGGACTGGATGAAGGGCTTTGGAGACCGATTTGATTCCGATGAGATATTAAACGGCAAAGAGCTTACCGAAGAAAAACAACAATGGCTGGATGAAGAGGAAGAAAAAGTAAAAGTGGTCAAGGAAAAAATAAACGGTAGCATTGAAAGGGCCGAAAAACTCCTCAACAAATAACATTTTTCCAAATTTTGGTCAACTCAAACTACCTATTTACCAACCCATGTCCTTCTTTTCTCGGCTAGACTTCTATTTTAGGTCAAAATAATTCCTAAAATAGGACGTATGAATCTTCACGAAAAAGCCTTGGAAATTGTTCATTCTTTTCTGAAAGAGCACAATCTGGAAGATAATTGGGATGAATTAAAATATGACCTCCATTATTATCTTGACTATTCTGCAAATAGCATAGAGGATGAGGGAAGGGTTCCTTTGGGTAAATCCAAAATTTGGGGACTCCCCCATTTACCAGATCATATTGAGCTTTTACCTGAAGAATTTTTTGTTGCTCAGCTTAATTGTGCAGAAATTAAACCTTATGATATTCTGGATATCCTACCTGAAAAAGGCATTCTGTACTTTTTTATGGCAGATCCCGGAGATGTTAGGTATGCTTACTTTAATGGCTCCGTTGATCTATTGAAGGCACGCCAATATTCCGAACCTGAAAACCTGCCTTATCAACTAGAAGAGCTCATGGAATGGTCAGAAACAATGGATTTTGAGAATAACGGGTTTATTGTATTGAGAAAGTTATTATTTGAAGAAATCTTAGGAAATACGTTTGAAGAACTCGCCACAAAACTGAAAAAAGAGTTGGGGGAAAAGGTAAAAATTCAAGATAGTTTTGATCAAGCAGGGTTACCTTTTAGTTTTGTATTTGGGGAACCTCTTTTTTGGCAAGATGAAACTTTCTATGATGAGAATCCATCATACAAACCCCTTTTATGTGTTGAATATGCCGAGGGCAACATAAACTTTTTTCTAAAAGCTGGCACATTGGACATTTCCAAGGACATAAACAATCAAATTGTAGATATTTATTCTGGCACCTAGTTGCTGAACAACTAATTATCCCATCGCAAGGTTTCCATTATCCTGCGAATATCGTTTTGTAGATACATAGCTGCAGGGAGAATGGAATCATAGTTGGGCTTGGCATAAAAATAGAGCGATCCGGTAACAAAATGTTTGGTGCTATCGGTCACATAAAATTGGGATTGGGAGGCTGCATTTCCACTGACCTCATAAAACATACCATATACTTTATCTTCTGGGTTCACAAAAGGTTGGTCTATGATATTATCTGCCTTACGAACATGCTCATAGGATAATTTTTGGGCATCAATCAACAAAGTGTCCAAATTGCCTTTCACGGGTTTGTAGGTAAGGTAGATGGAGCCCTTCATCATGGGATAATCCAAAACCAAGGAACAATCCGTGTTCTCTTTTATATTGGAGAGTGTATTTTGATCAAAGGAATAGGGGCAATCAATATCGGATTCAGCGTAACGGGCCCTTGGATAGTCCAAACGGAGCATGCCCTTAGGTTTAGGCTGCACGTCATCCTTACAGCCAACCATAAAAATGGCCACTAACAAATAAAAAAAAGGGTTATGCTTCATGGGGCAGTGTTACTTTTATGCGTTTCAATCTTTTTTTGTCCAGATTCTCTACAATGAACTGATAGTTGTTGAAGAACACTTTTTCCCCGCGTTTGGGAAACCCTCCGAAAATCTCCAATACAAACCCGGCTATGGTTTCAGATTCTCCCTTTTTCGACTCAAATTCCTCCTCATTTTCAATCTTCACCACTCTGTAGAAGTCCTTTAGTGTAGTTTTTCCATCAAAAACATAGTTATAATCGTCCAATTTTGAGAAAACAAGGTCCTCATCATCAAATTCATCGCTGATATCGCCCACAATTTCCTCAATGATGTCCTCCAAAGTCACAATACCCGATGTTCCTCCGTATTCATCCACCACCACCGCCAAGTGGTTCTTTTTATCCTGAAATTCCAACAAGAGATCATCCAGTTTTTTATTCTCCGGAACAAAATAAGGTTCACGGATCAAGGACATCCAATTAAAGGCCTTCCGGTCTATGTAGGGCAAAAGGTCCTTCACGTACAGAACACCTAGCACGTTGTCCATATTTTCCGAGAATACGGGAATACGGGAATATCCATTTTTTTTGATTTCCTGAAGCACCTCCGGGAATTTCATCTTTTCATTAAGGGCAAAAATATCGATACGGGGACGCATGACCTGCTTGGTGTCCGTATTGCCGAAGGTAACGATCCCTTCCAATATTCGCTGTTCCTCCCTTGTGGTGTCCCCTTCTGAAGCCAATTCCAAGGCTTGTGACAAATGGTTGACACTAAAACTGGATTTCTGTTTTCCCAATTT
Encoded here:
- a CDS encoding gliding motility-associated protein GldE produces the protein MDPEPHCLVFFFAAVNGIFTIKIVVLLLLLGGSALISAAEVALFGLSQTDLNEMQEKDTSRGKLIVHLLEKPKKLLATILITNNAINIGIVLLFSSIGNTIFANIDGTWRFLLEVVVATFLILMFGEILPKIYANRNRVQFSHFMALPLKGLNTLFTPLSAPMRSATLFLEDKLGKQKSSFSVNHLSQALELASEGDTTREEQRILEGIVTFGNTDTKQVMRPRIDIFALNEKMKFPEVLQEIKKNGYSRIPVFSENMDNVLGVLYVKDLLPYIDRKAFNWMSLIREPYFVPENKKLDDLLLEFQDKKNHLAVVVDEYGGTSGIVTLEDIIEEIVGDISDEFDDEDLVFSKLDDYNYVFDGKTTLKDFYRVVKIENEEEFESKKGESETIAGFVLEIFGGFPKRGEKVFFNNYQFIVENLDKKRLKRIKVTLPHEA
- the gldD gene encoding gliding motility lipoprotein GldD gives rise to the protein MKHNPFFYLLVAIFMVGCKDDVQPKPKGMLRLDYPRARYAESDIDCPYSFDQNTLSNIKENTDCSLVLDYPMMKGSIYLTYKPVKGNLDTLLIDAQKLSYEHVRKADNIIDQPFVNPEDKVYGMFYEVSGNAASQSQFYVTDSTKHFVTGSLYFYAKPNYDSILPAAMYLQNDIRRIMETLRWDN
- a CDS encoding DUF1963 domain-containing protein, with protein sequence MNLHEKALEIVHSFLKEHNLEDNWDELKYDLHYYLDYSANSIEDEGRVPLGKSKIWGLPHLPDHIELLPEEFFVAQLNCAEIKPYDILDILPEKGILYFFMADPGDVRYAYFNGSVDLLKARQYSEPENLPYQLEELMEWSETMDFENNGFIVLRKLLFEEILGNTFEELATKLKKELGEKVKIQDSFDQAGLPFSFVFGEPLFWQDETFYDENPSYKPLLCVEYAEGNINFFLKAGTLDISKDINNQIVDIYSGT